The following are encoded together in the Kribbella voronezhensis genome:
- the dnaE gene encoding DNA polymerase III subunit alpha codes for MASSDSFVHLHVHTEYSMLDGAARIDELFKTAQEMGQPAIATTDHGFVFGAYEFWKTAKKYDVKPIIGVEAYLTPHTHRSERKRVKWGDANSGRDDVSGSGAYTHMTLLAKNTSGMHNLFKMSSLASLEGYYFKPRMDRELLQTYGKGLIATTGCPSGEVQTRLRLGQYKEAVEAAAEFRDIFGAENYYCELMDHGLGIERDIQGDLLKLAKELGLPLVATNDLHYTKPEDAVAHAALLCVQSGSTLSDPNRFKFDANEFYVKTAAEMREVWKDYPEACDNTLLIAEQCDVSFTEGEGRFMPRFPCPDGHNEESWFVAEVETGLHKRYPAGVPDHVRKQAEYEIEVITSKGYAGYFLVVADFINWAKEHGIRVGPGRGSGAGSMCAYAMRITDLDPLQHGLIFERFLNPERMSMPDFDIDFDDRRRPEVIRYVTEKYGDDRVAMIVTYGTIKAKQAIKDAGRVLDYPFAMGDRITKAMPPAVMGKDVPLSGIFDPNHKRYSEAGEFRQLYESDQDVRKIVDTARGLENLKRQWGVHAAGVIMSSEPLIDLIPIMRRDQDGQIITQFDYPSCETLGLVKMDFLGLRNLTIMDDAVKNVEASRGIKLDLDELAKTLDDKPTFELLGRGDTLGVFQFDGGPMRALLRLMKPDNFEDISAVGALYRPGPMGANSHTNYALRKNKQQEISYPHDELADALEPILGTTYGLIVYQEQVMAIAQQLAGYTLGKADLLRRAMGKKKREVLDAEYVGFSEGMKANGFSAQSIKALWDVLVPFSDYAFNKAHSAAYGLVSYWTAYLKANYPAEYMAAVLTSVKDDKDKMAIYLNECRRMGIKVLPPDVNESDSNFTPIGTDIRFGLSAIRNVGVNVVAEIVAARESEGRFTDFVDFIDKVPLPVCNKRVIESLAKAGSFDSMNHARRAVVAVHEQAVDEAIDLKRNEAHGQFDLFSMGDDDANDADGNSRLTVRVPEIEEWDKATKLAHERDMLGLYVSDHPLFGVEHVLTNGTDCTIGQLLADEDRPDGTQVTIGGLVTAVQRKVNKRGDIYAIVTIEDLEGSIEVMMFSSAYQLSAHLLANDAIILMKGRIRRREDRVELSGSEVSVPDLTEGPSGPVVITMPINRCTPPVVDQLRDVLKSHPGMTEVQLRLQASRKTTVMRIGDRFRVTPTSSLMADLKALLGPSCLAG; via the coding sequence ATGGCGTCCAGCGACAGTTTCGTGCATCTTCACGTGCACACCGAGTACTCCATGCTGGACGGCGCCGCGCGGATCGACGAGTTGTTCAAAACGGCCCAGGAGATGGGCCAGCCGGCCATCGCGACCACGGACCACGGGTTCGTCTTCGGGGCGTACGAGTTCTGGAAGACCGCCAAGAAGTACGACGTCAAGCCGATCATCGGCGTCGAGGCGTACCTGACCCCGCACACCCACCGCAGTGAGCGGAAGCGGGTCAAGTGGGGCGACGCGAACAGCGGCCGCGACGACGTCTCCGGTAGCGGTGCGTACACGCACATGACGCTGCTGGCGAAGAACACGTCGGGGATGCACAACCTGTTCAAGATGTCGTCGCTGGCCAGTCTCGAGGGCTACTACTTCAAGCCCCGGATGGACCGCGAACTGCTGCAGACCTACGGCAAGGGCCTGATCGCGACCACCGGCTGCCCGTCCGGCGAGGTGCAGACCAGGCTCCGGCTGGGGCAGTACAAGGAGGCCGTCGAGGCGGCCGCGGAGTTCCGCGACATCTTCGGCGCGGAGAACTACTACTGCGAGCTGATGGACCACGGGCTCGGCATCGAGCGCGACATCCAGGGCGACCTGCTGAAGCTGGCCAAGGAGCTCGGGCTGCCGCTGGTCGCGACCAACGACCTGCACTACACCAAGCCCGAGGACGCGGTCGCGCACGCGGCGCTGCTGTGCGTGCAGTCCGGCTCGACCCTGTCCGACCCGAACAGGTTCAAGTTCGACGCCAACGAGTTCTACGTGAAGACCGCCGCCGAGATGCGCGAGGTCTGGAAGGACTACCCGGAGGCCTGCGACAACACCCTGCTGATCGCGGAGCAGTGCGATGTGAGCTTCACCGAGGGCGAGGGCCGGTTCATGCCGCGCTTCCCCTGCCCCGACGGCCACAACGAGGAGTCCTGGTTCGTCGCCGAGGTCGAGACCGGTCTGCACAAGCGGTACCCGGCCGGCGTACCGGACCATGTCCGCAAGCAGGCGGAGTACGAGATCGAGGTGATCACCTCGAAGGGGTACGCGGGCTACTTCCTGGTCGTCGCCGACTTCATCAACTGGGCCAAGGAGCACGGCATCCGGGTCGGTCCGGGCCGTGGTTCCGGTGCCGGCTCGATGTGCGCGTACGCGATGCGGATCACCGACCTCGACCCGCTCCAGCACGGCCTGATCTTCGAGCGCTTCCTGAACCCGGAGCGTATGTCGATGCCCGACTTCGACATCGACTTCGACGACCGCCGCCGGCCCGAGGTGATCCGCTACGTCACCGAGAAGTACGGCGACGACCGGGTCGCGATGATCGTCACCTACGGCACGATCAAGGCCAAGCAGGCGATCAAGGACGCCGGCCGGGTGCTGGACTACCCGTTCGCGATGGGCGACCGGATCACCAAGGCGATGCCGCCCGCGGTGATGGGCAAGGACGTGCCGCTGTCCGGCATCTTCGACCCGAACCACAAGCGGTACTCCGAGGCCGGCGAGTTCCGCCAGCTGTACGAGTCGGACCAGGACGTCCGCAAGATCGTGGACACCGCGCGCGGGCTGGAGAACCTGAAGCGCCAGTGGGGTGTGCACGCGGCCGGCGTGATCATGTCCAGCGAGCCGCTGATCGACCTGATCCCGATCATGCGCCGCGACCAGGACGGCCAGATCATCACCCAGTTCGACTACCCGAGCTGCGAGACGCTCGGCCTGGTCAAGATGGACTTCCTGGGTCTGCGCAACCTGACGATCATGGACGACGCGGTCAAGAACGTCGAGGCGAGCCGCGGTATCAAGCTCGACCTCGACGAGCTGGCCAAGACGCTCGACGACAAGCCCACCTTCGAGTTGCTCGGCCGCGGTGACACGCTCGGCGTCTTCCAGTTCGACGGCGGCCCGATGCGGGCTCTGCTGCGGCTGATGAAGCCGGACAACTTCGAAGACATCTCGGCCGTCGGCGCGCTCTACCGGCCCGGCCCGATGGGTGCGAACAGCCACACCAACTACGCGCTCCGCAAGAACAAGCAGCAGGAGATCAGCTACCCGCACGACGAGCTGGCCGACGCGCTGGAGCCGATCCTCGGTACGACGTACGGGCTGATCGTCTACCAGGAGCAGGTGATGGCGATCGCCCAGCAGCTCGCCGGCTACACGCTCGGCAAGGCGGATCTGCTCCGCCGGGCGATGGGCAAGAAGAAGCGCGAGGTGCTGGACGCGGAGTACGTCGGCTTCTCCGAGGGGATGAAGGCGAACGGCTTCTCGGCGCAGTCGATCAAGGCGCTGTGGGACGTGCTGGTGCCGTTCTCCGACTACGCGTTCAACAAGGCCCACTCGGCGGCGTACGGGCTGGTCTCGTACTGGACCGCCTACCTGAAGGCGAACTACCCGGCCGAGTACATGGCCGCCGTCCTGACGTCGGTGAAGGACGACAAGGACAAGATGGCCATCTACCTGAACGAGTGCCGCCGGATGGGCATCAAGGTGCTGCCGCCGGACGTGAACGAGTCCGACTCGAACTTCACCCCGATCGGCACCGACATCCGGTTCGGGCTGTCCGCGATCCGCAACGTCGGCGTCAACGTGGTGGCGGAGATCGTCGCCGCCCGCGAGTCCGAGGGACGGTTCACCGACTTCGTCGACTTCATCGACAAGGTGCCGCTGCCGGTCTGCAACAAGCGCGTCATCGAGTCGCTGGCCAAGGCCGGCTCGTTCGACTCGATGAACCACGCCAGGCGCGCGGTCGTCGCGGTGCACGAGCAGGCCGTCGACGAGGCGATCGATCTCAAGCGGAACGAGGCGCACGGCCAGTTCGACCTGTTCAGCATGGGCGACGACGACGCGAACGATGCCGACGGCAACAGTCGGCTGACGGTACGGGTGCCCGAGATCGAGGAGTGGGACAAGGCGACCAAGCTCGCGCACGAGCGCGACATGCTCGGTCTGTACGTCTCGGACCACCCGTTGTTCGGCGTCGAGCACGTGCTCACCAACGGCACCGACTGCACGATCGGTCAGCTGCTCGCCGACGAGGACCGACCCGACGGCACCCAGGTGACGATCGGCGGCCTGGTCACGGCGGTCCAGCGCAAGGTGAACAAGCGCGGCGACATCTACGCGATCGTCACCATCGAGGACCTGGAAGGTTCGATCGAGGTGATGATGTTCTCCTCGGCGTACCAGTTGTCCGCGCATCTGCTCGCCAACGACGCGATCATCTTGATGAAGGGCCGGATCCGGCGCCGGGAGGACCGGGTCGAGCTGAGCGGTTCCGAGGTCTCGGTGCCCGACCTGACCGAGGGACCGAGCGGTCCGGTGGTGATCACGATGCCGATCAACCGGTGTACGCCGCCGGTCGTCGACCAGTTGCGTGACGTGCTGAAGTCGCACCCGGGGATGACAGAGG